In Zingiber officinale cultivar Zhangliang chromosome 8B, Zo_v1.1, whole genome shotgun sequence, a single genomic region encodes these proteins:
- the LOC122015977 gene encoding 40S ribosomal protein S7-like, protein MFTARKKILKEKGAEPTEFEDTVAQAFFDLENGNQELKSDLKDLYINSAAQIDIAGNRKAVVIHIPHRLRKAYKKIHVRLVRELEKKFSGKDVILIATRRILRPPKKGSAVVRPRSRTLTAVHDAILEDVVYPAEIVGKRVRYRMDGSKVIKIFLDPKERNNTEYKLETFSGVYRKLCGKEVVFEYPITEIA, encoded by the exons ATGTTTACTGCAAGGAAGAAGATTCTAAAGGAGAAGGGTGCTGAACCTACCGAGTTTGAAGACACTGTAGCTCAG GCATTTTTTGATTTGGAGAATGGGAACCAGGAGTTGAAGAGTGATTTGAAGGATCTTTACATCAATTCAGCAGC ACAAATCGATATAGCTGGCAACAGGAAAGCTGTTGTTATCCACATTCCGCACAGACTTCGGAAAGCCTACAAAAAGATTCATGTGAGACTAGTTAGAGAACTGGAAAAGAAGTTCAGTGGGAAG GATGTGATTCTTATTGCTACACGGAGGATATTGAGGCCACCAAAGAAAGGTTCAGCAGTCGTGCGCCCCCGCTCCCGCACCCTCACTGCCGTCCACGATGCAATCTTGGAAGATGTAGTGTACCCTGCTGAAATCGTAGGAAAGCGCGTCAGATATCGGATGGATGGCTCCAAAGTCATCAAG ATTTTCTTGGATCCTAAGGAGAGGAATAACACCGAATATAAACTGGAAACTTTCTCCGGTGTCTACCGGAAACTTTGTGGCAAAGAGGTGGTGTTCGAATATCCGATCACTGAGATTGCTTAA
- the LOC122015978 gene encoding uncharacterized protein LOC122015978 produces the protein MGKRLPSPLALEMYARVAAERIRRAKGVKPYFESLASSKEGAAGAVGATAPSRGIRRGMDERKRQEDRLPLEEVVADCTRRWFLDALKEARAGDTVMQVLVGQMYRSGYGVLKNEQKANAWFTRASKYRTSVWKVSHKLPGYNASDSDSDGRINIKS, from the exons ATGGGCAAACGCCTGCCGTCGCCGCTGGCTCTAGAGATGTACGCTCGCGTCGCGGCCGAGAGGATCCGGAGAGCTAAGGGCGTTAAGCCGTATTTCGAATCTCTCGCTTCGAGCAAAGAGGGGGCCGCCGGCGCCGTTGGTGCCACCGCACCTTCTAGAGGTATCCGAAGAGGGATGGATGAGCGGAAGAGGCAGGAGGACCGCCTACCTCTGGAGGAAGTAGTGGCGGACTGCACGCGTCGGTGGTTCCTAGACGCGCTCAAGGAGGCCAGGGCCGGGGATACTGTGATGCAGGTTCTCGTCGGCCAGATGTACCGCAGCGGGTACGGAGTCCTGAAGAATGAGCAAAAG GCAAATGCTTGGTTTACAAGAGCATCAAAATACAGAACCTCAGTTTGGAAGGTTAGCCACAAACTACCAG GTTATAACGCCAGTGACTCAGATTCTGACGGGAGGATTAACATTAAATCATGA